The Drosophila nasuta strain 15112-1781.00 chromosome 2L, ASM2355853v1, whole genome shotgun sequence genome window below encodes:
- the LOC132794536 gene encoding brefeldin A-inhibited guanine nucleotide-exchange protein 1: MQSNSTKTKEMFIVRALEKILADKDIRRSHHSQLKKSCDTALEQIKAELIQAGQIAEGNELPCAALPLPKNDAASIINAETYFLPFELACKSRSPRIVVTALDCLQKLIAYGHLTGAIQDSANPGHLLIDRIVITIYGCFNGPQTDEGVQLQIIKALLTVVTSQHVEIHEFTLLQAVRTCYDIYLSSRNLVNQTTARATLTQMLNVIFARMENQVYEVAATPTPTTVAALNGGINSPDNTEDLPAVTTEGADSDEAIASELLAEIITAAFNEAMKEQSSAEELAEVEPTVNGNGSVDSSHSDHDSVELHSENDAIVTAKFTHILQKDAFLVFRALCKLSMKPLPEGQPDPKSHELRSKVLSLHLLLLILQNAGPVFRSNEMFIMAIKQYLCVALSNNGVSLVAEVFELSLSIFVALLSNFKVHLKRQIEVFFKEIFLNILEASSSSFEHKWMVIQALTRICADAQSVVDIYVNYDCDFSAANLFERLVNDLSKIAQGRQALELGANPMQEKSMRIRGLECLVSILKCMVEWSKDLYVNPNMPAPALQMQALQSPTQDSQVTDNVDSLSAHNSSLRSTHGGSSHSLNSYGSAKNQELLDLPEALEERKMRKEVMETGIELFNRKPQKGVQFLQEKQLLGSTCQDIARWLHEDERLDKTVIGNYLGENDDHSKEVMCAYIDAFDFRQLEVVAALRILLEEFRLPGEAQKIDRLMEKFASRYCECNPQNQLFQMADTVYVLAFSIIMLTTDLHSPQVKHKMTKEQYIKMNRGIGDSKDDLPEEYLSSIYDEIAEHEIKMKNNTTMLMAPKPVGKQPFITEKRRKLLWNMEMEVISLTATNLMQSVSHVKSPFTSAKHLEHVRPMFKMAWTPFLAAFSVGLQDCDDPEIATLCLDGIRCAIRIACIFHMSLERDAYVQALARFTLLNANSPINEMKAKNIDTIKTLIMVAHTDGNYLGSSWLDIVKCISQLELAQLIGTGVRPQFLSGAQTTLKDTLNPSVKEHIGETSSQSVVVAVDRIFTGSMRLDGDAIVDFVKALCQVSVDELQQTQPRMFSLQKIVEISYYNMERIRLQWSRIWQVLGEHFNTVGCNSNEEIAFFALDSLRQLSMKFMEKGEFSNFRFQKDFLRPFEHIMKKNNSPAIRDMVVRCIAQMVNSQAHNIRSGWKNIFSIFHLAAGDHEEPIVELAFQTTGKIIGDLYRRQFAVMVDSFQDAVKCLSEFACNARFPDTSMEAIRLVRNCAQCVHDAPQLFAEHAGMENDASVAEEDRVWVRGWFPMLFSLSCVVNRCKLDVRTRGLTVLFEIVKTHGDSFKPNWWKDLFNVIFRIFDNMKLPEHVTEKSEWMTTTCNHALYAIIDVFTQYFDVLGHLLLEELFAQLHWCVQQNNEQLARSGTNCLENLVISNGFKFNEVTWDKTCQCILDIFNATLPKELLHWRPTKGNEQLQQQQQPRRASTTPHSNNSAQEPPVMALAHNHFEALHIKCVVQLELIQTMDNIVFFPATSRKEDAETLAQAAADLSGSRGGSTQSQQLQLDCQREEQGMYGYLRTRQLFTLAECLMQSHRFAKRFNADQDQRNLLWRAGFKGSVKPNLLKQETASLACVLRIFFKMYGDENRRSDWPGIEQELVQVCKEALGYFLSLQSEAHRDAWTSLLLLILTRLLKMSDDRFATHVSNYYSLLCDMMCFDLKPELRSVLRRVFMRIGPVFNIMNVSANMK; the protein is encoded by the exons ATGCAAAGTAACTCCACGAAAACTAAGGAAATGTTTATTGTGCGTGCTTTAGAAAAAATCCTTGCCGATAAGGACATACGGCGTTCACATCACTCGCAGCTGAAAAAGTCCTGCGACACAGCGCTTGAACAGATCAAAGCAGAGCTCATCCAAGCCGGCCAAATCGCCGAGGGCAATGAGCTGCCCTGCGCCGCGCTACCGTTGCCCAAAAATGATGCTGCGAGCATCATCAATGCAGAAACTTATTTTCTGCCCTTCGAACTCGCCTGTAAGAGTCGCTCACCGCGCATTGTGGTCACCGCTTTGGATTGCCTGCAGAAACTCATTGCTTATGGACATTTGACGGGTGCCATTCAAGACTCGGCGAATCCAGGGCATTTGCTGATCGATCGCATTGTTATTACCATATATGGCTGCTTCAATGGCCCCCAGACGGACGAGGGCGTTCAACTGCAGATCATCAAGGCACTGCTTACGGTCGTGACGTCACAGCATGTGGAGATCCATGAGTTCACCCTGTTGCAGGCAGTGCGCACCTGCTATGACATCTATTTGTCTAGTCGTAATCTGGTGAATCAAACGACAGCACGAGCGACGCTCACCCAAATGTTGAATGTGATCTTTGCGCGCATGGAGAATCAAGTATACGAGGTGGCAGCAACACCAACTCCCACAACGGTGGCGGCATTAAATGGTGGCATCAACAGTCCGGACAACACGGAGGATCTGCCAGCAGTGACGACCGAAGGAGCGGACAGTGATGAAGCAATTGCCTCTGAGCTACTGGCTGAGATAATAACAG CTGCTTTCAATGAGGCCATGAAAGAGCAGAGTTCGGCTGAGGAACTAGCCGAGGTGGAGCCCACTGTGAATGGCAATGGCTCGGTGGATTCCTCGCATTCGGATCACGACAGCGTGGAGCTCCATAGCGAGAATGATGCCATAGTAACGGCTAAATTTACACACATCCTGCAAAAAGACGCCTTCTTGGTGTTCCGCGCCTTGTGCAAGCTATCTATGAAGCCGTTGCCCGAAGGTCAGCCGGATCCTAAGTCGCATGAGCTGCGATCGAAAGTATTGTCACTGCATCTGTTGCTGCTTATACTGCAGAATGCTGGGCCTGTCTTCCGTTCCAACGAGATGTTCATCATGGCCATCAAGCAATACCTATGTGTGGCACTGTCCAACAATGGCGTTAGTCTGGTCGCCGAAGTTTTCGAGTTGTCGCTTTCTATTTTTGTGGCACTCCTGTCAAACTTTAAGGTTCATCTGAAGCGCCAGATTGAGGTCTTCTTCAAGGAAATCTTTCTTAATATTCTGGAGGCCAGCTCTAGTTCATTCGAGCACAAATGGATGGTCATACAGGCTCTGACACGCATTTGCGCCGATGCCCAGTCTGTGGTGGACATTTATGTGAATTACGATTGCGATTTTTCGGCTGCTAACTTATTCGAGCGGCTCGTCAATGATTTATCCAAAATTGCCCAGGGACGACAAGCACTGGAACTCGGTGCCAATCCCATGCAGGAGAAATCAATGCGGATACGTGGCTTGGAATGTCTCGTCTCCATATTAAAGTGTATGGTCGAATGGAGCAAGGATCTGTACGTGAATCCCAATATGCCAGCGCCTGCTTTGCAA ATGCAAGCACTGCAGTCACCGACGCAGGACTCGCAGGTCACTGACAATGTGGACTCGCTATCTGCGCATAATTCGAGCCTGCGCTCAACTCACGGAGGCTCCAGTCACAGCCTCAACTCTTATGGTAGCGCCAAGAATCAAGAGCTCTTGGATTTACCCGAGGCACTCGAAGAACGCAAGATGCGCAAAGAGGTGATGGAAACGGGCATTGAGCTGTTCAATCGCAAGCCACAGAAGGGTGTGCAATTTTTGCAGGAGAAGCAGCTGCTGGGCAGCACTTGCCAAGATATCGCGCGTTGGCTGCATGAAGATGAGCGCCTCGACAAAACAGTCATTGGCAACTATCTGGGCGAGAACGATGATCACTCAAAGGAGGTGATGTGCGCTTACATTGATGCCTTTGACTTTCGGCAACTGGAGGTGGTGGCCGCATTGCGCATTCTGCTCGAGGAATTTCGATTGCCCGGCGAGGCGCAAAAGATTGATCGGCTAATGGAGAAATTTGCAAGCAGATACTGCGAATGTAATCCACAGAATCAGTTATTCCAAATGGCTGATACTGTTTATGTGCTCGCCTTTAGCATCATTATGTTGACAACGGATCTGCATTCGCCGCAGGTGAAGCATAAAATGACCAAGGAGCAATACATCAAAATGAATCGCGGCATTGGCGATAGCAAGGACGATCTGCCCGAAGAATACTTATCATCCATTTATGATGAAATCGCCGAGcatgaaatcaaaatgaagAACAATACCACAATGCTAATGGCACCAAAGCCAGTTGGCAAACAGCCCTTCATAACGGAGAAGCGACGCAAGCTGCTTTGGAATATGGAAATGGAGGTGATCTCGCTGACGGCCACCAATCTGATGCAGTCGGTTTCACATGTCAAATCGCCATTCACATCGGCCAAGCACTTGGAACATGTACGACCCATGTTCAAAATGGCATGGACACCGTTTCTGGCTGCCTTCTCTGTAGGTCTTCAAGACTGCGACGATCCAGAGATTGCAACGCTTTGCTTGGACGGCATACGTTGCGCCATACGCATTGCCTGCATCTTTCACATGTCGCTGGAGCGAGATGCTTACGTGCAGGCTTTGGCGCGTTTCACCTTATTGAACGCCAACTCGCCCATCAATGAGATGAAGGCCAAGAACATTGACACCATCAAGACGCTGATTATGGTCGCCCATACGGATGGCAATTATTTAGGCAGCAGTTGGCTGGACATTGTCAAATGCATTAGCCAATTGGAGCTGGCACAGTTGATTGGCACTGGAGTGCGGCCGCAGTTTCTATCAGGAGCACAGACCACGCTCAAGGACACACTTAATCCCAGCGTCAAGGAGCATATTGGCGAGACAAGCAGCCAGAGCGTTGTGGTGGCCGTGGATCGCATCTTTACCGGCTCCATGCGACTCGATGGCGATGCCATTGTGGACTTTGTAAAGGCATTATGCCAAGTATCAGTGGATGAGCTCCAGCAGACCCAACCACGTATGTTCTCTCTGCAGAAGATCGTCGAGATTAGTTACTACAACATGGAGCGTATTCGATTGCAATGGTCCCGCATCTGGCAAGTGCTTGGCGAGCATTTTAATACGGTTGGCTGCAATAGCAACGAGGAGATTGCATTCTTTGCGCTGGATTCACTGCGTCAGCTTTCGATGAAGTTTATGGAGAAGGGTGAATTCAGCAACTTTCGTTTTCAAAAGGATTTCTTGCGTCCCTTCGAGCACATCATGAAGAAGAATAACTCGCCGGCAATACGCGACATGGTGGTGCGTTGCATTGCTCAGATGGTCAACTCCCAG GCGCACAACATTCGTTCCGGTTGGAAGAACATTTTTTCCATCTTTCACCTGGCTGCTGGGGATCACGAGGAGCCAATTGTTGAGTTGGCGTTCCAGACAACCGGCAAAATCATTGGCGATCTCTATCGGCGACAGTTTGCCGTCATGGTAGACTCTTTTCAGGATGCCGTTAAGTGTCTGTCGGAGTTTGCGTGCAATGCCCGCTTTCCGGACACTAGCATGGAGGCTATACGACTTGTGCGCAATTGCGCCCAATGTGTTCACGATGCTCCGCAATTGTTTGCCGAGCATGCGGGCATGGAGAACGATGCTTCTGTGGCCGAGGAGGATCGTGTGTGGGTTCGCGGCTGGTTCCCAatgctcttctctctctcctgcGTGGTCAATCGCTGTAAGCTGGATGTGCGCACGCGCGGTCTCACTGTGTTGTTTGAGATTGTTAAGACGCATGGCGATAGCTTTAAGCCCAACTGGTGGAAGGATCTGTTCAATGTGATTTTCCGCATCTTTGACAACATGAAGCTACCTGAGCATGTGACCGAGAAATCTGAGTGGATGACGACGACTTGCAATCATGCACTGTATGCCATCATTGATGTGTTCACGCAATACTTTGATGTGCTTGGTCATTTGCTGCTCGAGGAGCTGTTTGCTCAGCTGCACTGGTGTGTCCAGCAAAACAATGAACAACTCGCACGCTCCGGCACCAATTGCCTTGAGAATCTGGTCATTTCGAATGGCTTCAAGTTCAATGAGGTCACCTGGGACAAAACATGTCAGTGCATATTGGACATTTTCAATGCAACGCTGCCCAAGGAGCTGCTCCATTGGCGTCCCACAAAGGGCAACGAACAGcttcagcagcaacagcagcctcGTCGCGCCTCAACCACTCCACATTCCAATAACAGTGCACAGGAGCCGCCAGTTATGGCACTAGCACACAATCACTTTGAGGCGTTGCACATCAAATGTGTGGTGCAGTTGGAGCTGATACAGACGATGGACAACATTGTGTTCTTCCCAGCGACATCGCGCAAGGAGGATGCCGAGACATTGGCTCAGGCTGCAGCCGATCTCAGTGGTAGTCGTGGTGGTTCGACGCAATCGCAGCAATTGCAGTTGGATTGCCAACGTGAGGAGCAGGGCATGTATGGATATTTGCGCACTCGGCAACTGTTCACACTCGCTGAGTGTCTAATGCAGTCGCATCGTTTTGCTAAACGCTTCAACGCCGATCAGGATCAGCGCAATTTACTGTGGCGTGCCGGCTTCAAGGGTTCGGTTAAACCCAATCTGCTCAAGCAGGAGACAGCATCGTTGGCTTGTGTGCTGCGCATCTTTTTCAAAATGTACGGCGATGAGAATCGTCGCAGTGACTGGCCGGGCATCGAACAGGAGTTGGTGCAGGTATGCAAAGAGGCGCTGGGCTATTTTCTGAGTCTGCAGAGCGAGGCGCATCGCGATGCCTGGACATCGCTACTGTTACTTATCTTGACGCGGTTGCTGAAGATGTCTGACGACCGG TTTGCCACACATGTGTCAAACTATTACAGCCTGCTCTGCGACATGATGTGCTTTGACCTGAAGCCCGAACTGAGAAGTGTCCTTAGGCGCGTGTTTATGCGCATCGGTCCAGTATTCAATATAATGAACGTCAGTGCGAATATGAAATAG
- the LOC132794568 gene encoding E3 SUMO-protein ligase ZBED1 → MARSKIWKYYDKLDLQTAQCLLCEKIIKTSGNTSNLMKHMKTHPTIDVNDHQSIVVRGMLKRESMPLKTRGKKILKYASIKVKSEPKREHNSDPVGDMDVNMIEFVDAEAHAAVESVVNEETYANWTTAETESAAEIVSAADIIEFEPKEALYQSDQQHEQHGDSLPELDDINDCQSVYSSVYQDNLAYFVCRDKQPLDIIKGEGFKRFTQVLCPSFQLPSIKQLGARIAQKAELHTTQMRQQLGNMQTLSLSCNINQANGTAELSYLEVAAHYHEGVHRRSRTLSVQTLPMQYNTSSIVERLERICQRFEINKSKIMCIVSRSNRMLENAVATLLGSQRHVPCFAQLLETMMESVVQRQEFSELCDKVRRRVAHQLSNSLTTTDVKLDVNGRAISSYEMLELYVRHTTHTSHKLQNPNSSQLSTIDATTPALNSDEIELALELLSVLGPLASAVRQVCGSTISSYPCASNALPILYTILNELKQPENVNQQQHQIAYEMRLFVIKQLEECFDGLEKNMILAMSSLLDPRFRNMPFQSVSLVAKYMTHFYNLYEEKVETTADDSDDETTTDGYDIWSAYRAFSQEKHKQITMIGEQENQDEISSYFFANISSLQTEPLLLWKDLAQFHPFLHSLSKKYLHIPASAIPPARLFTAAGAEVLAQHKKLMSDHMNNVLLMSDCTQEEWKL, encoded by the exons atgGCGCGTagcaaaatttggaaatattaCGATAAATTGGATCTTCAGACAGCACAATGCCTCCTATGCGAAAAGATTATCAAAACCAGTGGAAACACCTCCAACCTGATGAAGCACATGAAAACCCATCCTACCAT AGATGTTAATGATCACCAGTCGATTGTAGTGCGGGGAATGTTGAAAAGGGAGTCAATGCCCCTTAAAACACGGGGCaaaaagatattaaaatatgcatCCATTAAGGTTAAGTCCGAGCCAAAGCGTGAACATAATTCTGACCCAGTGGGGGACATGGATGTGAACATGATTGAGTTTGTGGATGCCGAAGCACATGCTGCAGTGGAGAGCGTTGTGAATGAAGAAACATATGCCAATTGGACCACAGCAGAAACAGAATCAGCAGCCGAGATTGTGAGTGCGGCAGACATAATTGAATTTGAGCCAAAAGAGGCGCTGTATCAAAGCGATCAACAGCATGAGCAACATGGAGACTCTTTGCCAGAGTTGGACGATATAAA CGACTGTCAAAGTGTGTACAGTAGCGTTTATCAGGATAACCTCGCCTACTTTGTGTGTCGTGATAAACAGCCATTAGATATCATAAAAGGCGAGGGTTTCAAGCGCTTCACCCAAGTACTCTGCCCATCTTTCCAGCTGCCTAGTATTAAGCAACTGGGCGCACGCATCGCGCAGAAAGCAGAGCTGCATACGACACAAATGCGACAGCAATTGGGTAACATGCAAACACTTTCGCTAAGCTGCAACATCAATCAAGCCAACGGCACTGCAGAGCTATCTTATCTGGAGGTAGCTGCACATTACCATGAGGGAGTACATCGGAGGTCGCGGACACTTTCAGTACAAACACTTCCCATGCAGTACAATACCAGCAGTATTGTGGAGCGCTTGGAACGCATTTGTCAGCGTTTTGAGATCAACAAGTCAAAAATTATGTGCATCGTCAGTCGGAGCAACCGAATGCTGGAAAATGCAGTTGCCACATTGCTGGGCAGTCAACGGCATGTGCCTTGCTTTGCACAGTTACTGGAAACGATGATGGAATCTGTGGTACAACGCCAAGAGTTCAGTGAACTGTGCGATAAGGTGCGTCGCCGTGTTGCCCATCAATTGAGTAACAGCTTAACGACGACAGATGTAAAGCTGGATGTTAATGGACGTGCTATAAGCAGCTACGAGATGCTTGAACTGTATGTGCGTCATACTACGCATACATCgcacaaattacaaaatccGAATTCGAGTCAATTGTCGACAATTGATGCAACGACACCTGCCTTGAATAGTGATGAAATCGAGCTGGCTTTGGAGTTGCTAAGTGTGCTGGGCCCATTGGCCAGTGCTGTGCGACAGGTGTGTGGTTCGACTATATCTTCGTACCCTTGTGCTAGTAACGCTCTGCCCATATTATACACAATTCTTAACGAGCTGAAGCAGCCGGAGAATGTCaatcagcaacaacaccaaatcGCATATGAAATGCGATTGTTTGTGATCAAGCAGCTGGAAGAGTGTTTTGACGGATTGGagaaaaatatgatattgGCCATGTCAAGTTTACTAGATCCACGTTTTCGAAATATGCCGTTTCAGAGTGTCTCATTGGTGGCTAAATATATGACACATTTCTACAATCTGTATGAAGAGAAAGTTGAAACAACGGCTGACGATTCGGATGATGAAACCACAACGGATGGCTATGATATTTGGTCTGCATATAGAGCATTTTCACAGGAAAAGCATAAGCAAATCACCATGATCGGTGAGCAAGAGAATCAGGATGAGATCTCCAGCTATTTCTTCGCGAATATCAGCAGTTTGCAAACAGAACCATTGCTCTTGTGGAAGGATCTCGCCCAGTTCCATCCATTTCTGCACAGTCTATCCAAGAAATATCTGCATATTCCTGCATCAGCGATTCCACCCGCCCGTCTTTTTACAGCCGCTGGCGCTGAAGTGCTGGcacaacataaaaaattaatgagCGATCACATGAATAATGTGTTGCTTATGTCGGATTGCACACAAGAAGAATGGAAATTATAG